aataaaatatgtacTTACATTATATGATATcattaaatcataaattaaaaatttttttaaattatgtttcaataagatttaattaattacatatataatgattattttaacttaaattaattttaaaaatagatattacttaataataaaatttaaatttaaaaaaaacattaatctaatcaatctgaaatttaattttcatttttttaattattaatcaataaaaaataaatataaatattttattatcatattCAATTAAATAGAATGCAATTATTGTATTGATTAATCATATATCAGGATTGTAATAGaattaaattgatataaatttaaaatacgagtaatttaatataatatataaattttaaagattataatcgataaattttttatattttattattagatttaaataaaattaattaaataaaaattttgaataatagtaaatttatttttaaattttttatttcattattattttaattttcactaattaattttgacttcatattttaatttctacttaaaaaaatgaatttattattttaataatgatctaatatttaaacatattattttaataattttaatttcaaaattaatttaattatatttttattaatttaaataattcttttaaatttttttaacaaacttaaaaattaatttaaataataaaattatcatctaaTTTATGTTCTTATTTAGAGAATTtaatatcaatatattttatatatatcttttaaaattttttaactaactatcaaattaatttaaataataaaactattatctattttaaataataaaattatcaactataaaataattaaaactattgtaaataaataaaagggttAAGGGTATAATAAAAAATCTCAATATTCCTCCTTTTCTCAGTatagataaatattaatttatttttattttcacataaattaagaaaaatacagTTGATATAGTGAAAAttaataatgttttaatatatcatCATGTTATATTCcttcattaaaaattatttagatattctttttttttattttaatttatcacttttcaaaatttattctgtctataattatatatataattttttaaaaaaattaacgactatcaattaatttttacaattttaccTTTATTTCTACTAAACAATATAACTATTTTACAATACACAACAATCcatcttatcttttctctttctcattttcttaattatttttcttatattgataatttaataaagTGAGATTTACTAAAATTAGAGTAATTAAATAATGTAAAGGATAATTAAGTTAATTTAagtgatttatttatttctttttttaattacaatGCAATTATCTTAGAGGACAACTACAAGTGAACAATATGAGTAACTCATCACTAAATGAGTCTACCTAATATAAGCTAGTTCTCATatccaaataaatttaataattattagattaaatatttatattaagtagaattaattaaagttgatataataaatacacaaatttaaaattgtgtttaaatttacaaataaacagaaaaaaaattaaattacattgtcatataaaattaattggcAAATAAAATCGAGCATATTAAttggtatttttattttaaaaaatatattgaaataattttttaatatatttttaaataaaaattataaaataaatcaattttttattttaaaatacgtgatttattttaaaatatataatttaattatatattataaagtaGTAactcatgttatgtaataataataatttttaaattttgtacagagttattattttgatataaaattaaatgataaattttaaagtaaattatatatttttaaattaaaaattaaaaaaatatataatatttttttatatatatatttttaaaatttaaataaccgattaacaatttttttataaaaaggattaaaatactaatttttccttatttttacgagaaagaaaaaaaaaaaaaaaagaaaactaatATATAAAGGGTAATGTAAGAGATGAAAAATCAAAGGACCCACAATAGAAGTGGGGAAATGGAACCATGTGCGATCATATGGGGGTTAGCAAATTGGAGGCCCACAAAACTCACTTTCCATCTTCAAATCCCCAAAACTGAAAATGAAAGGACCAAACGTATTgtttaattcaattataataatatcaaaTCTTGATTCCcctttccttcttcttctccttctccttctccttcttctttacacctCCCATTTTCAATCTCTTCTctcattcttctttttctttcattctccTCACACACATGTTTTTCTCCTGAAAATTTTCCCTTGTTTTCTGTTTGGTGAGATTTTTAGATTCTGTGTCAGACAGACACGACTATAATTTTCCTTTTGTCTGTCTGATCTCTGAGCAAGGCCCCTTCTTGTCAGAAACAATATCTCTCAATCTCCCTACTGTTTAATTACTTTCAAGTACTATATCCGCATCATTATCAATTcccaactacccaaaaaccctaaTTCACCCTCGAAGGGAAAATCTCCATGAATCCTCGTCATCTCTCCTCTTTAAACCCTAGTTCTTCTCTAAAATCTAGGTTCACTAAAGCCTTCCTTCGATCTTTGCTTAAAATAAACAAGAAAACACCTTTCCCATATCGTCCTAAAGAGGTCTTTCATCGATGTCGCAGGGTTAAGGTTGCTGCTGATAAATCCTTAGCTTGCGCTGTTGGGTCAAGGAGAGCTTGGAGTAGGGCAATGCTTTGCAAAATTCGACGCCGAGCACTGAGGCGGGGCCGGAAGCAGCGTCCTTCAGTGAGAAGAATCATCGTCGGCAATCAAACTACGAATTGGGGTTATtgtttgaagaagaagaagatgagtgATGATCAAGAAGTTGGTATTGATCAAGCCAGCAAGCTTAGAAAGCTGGTCCCCGGAGGTGAAGCTATGGATTTATGCAGTTTGTTGGACGAGGCTGCTCATTACATTAAGTGCCTTAATACTCAAGTACAGGTGATGAGACGTATTGCCAATTTCTACTCTCCTTGAGCCATCTATATATTTacgtatatatatttaattattttcatatgaaTATATTGCAAGATAAGTAGAAAACAGAAGTGATGAGTCCAATGGGAAAAATGatagatatataatttatttactaaTATTGCATAAAAAAGAGAAATCCAGGCCTTTTTATGTGAAGAGTGTATGTATGTTTTTTACGAGCTAGTACCATGTAGCCCTAGTAATGTCTATGTATGGAAATGTACCTGAACCAGATAAGCTTGATATTTGTGAGAATCAATGGTGTGTCTGTCACCtttgcttttatttatttatttatttttgactcGTATTCTTGATTTCTTGCTATTTTCCTTACGTTAAAGAGAAAGAAACTGATGATGATTCTCTAGACTAGCGTTTCCAGGAAAATCTTGATAGAGAAAGCATTTGGAAGGAAACTGGGACCTTTTTTTAGAGAGAAAGAAAAGGGATATGTTTATTAATTAGTAGAGACTAATGGGGTCCaagttgataataataataattatgctCCCTGTAGTGATGAAAACTCATGGTAGCCATGTAGTTTTCTCAAGTTTTCAAAATTGTTTAGGGTTGTCATCCAGTTGCTGACCAAATGATTCCTTTATCCTACACATGCTTCCCACCAATtctcatatatatatttcttttttttttttacttttttttcctGAGCCACCAGAATCTTTTGGGTTTTGTTGACATCAAATATTGCAAATTTGGAAAAATGCATTGCAATTTCTAGTCAATGTTCAAATCTCTGTCAATACATGCAAGTTACAGGCAAAGCGCAACACATCATCAGGGGAAAGTAACAGATTCAATTTCATTACATAACGGTTCTTTGGCTTTTGTGAAAAGCTTTAATAGCTTTTTTTTCCTTGGATTTTGGGACCGTAGGAAGAAAACAAACACAAGTCTAGCTAGAGAGGTGAGGTTGTCAAAAGTCGGTATAAGTCATTGAAAGCACTCTATGTCTGTAGCAGCACTTATTAATTGGTGGTCGACAACTAGATAGGAGATTTTGTAAATAGACAAGGGCTTAAATTTCATCAATAACAATCCCCTGACATGAAATTCCTTTGAAAAAATAAACATCATTTAAtcacaaaattaataattagatATACACACTCTCAACGGTTAAAATagaatcaaaatttcaaaaaaacgCTTAACTCCATAATggatataattattatgaattcATATTAGAtccaataaatttaagattttaaataatatataaaaaaaataaacctaaatttttttttttttaatttggcaaattttcattttgattGTATCTACAAGGTATTAACTTGATTTTGCATTTGTTGTCATAGTTTAGACATACTCCACATTCTATAAAATTTTTTGTCTTTGCTTAGGGGGTAGAGCTCAATTGATTCCATTAATCCATGTAGGAAACACTAAAACAACAATCTTTGaattcatatatattaattttcttgCACTTATTTCCCATGTAATGTGAAATCAACGCTCATTTTAGTCTTAGACTAAGAAATTCAGGATGAATACAATTAAAAAGTAAGGATATACCTGACAAAAGAAAAGTTTGGGCTGCATTTTAAAGCATGAACAAAACTGAAATTCTTGTTCATTAATCCTAAGAAGCTAATATATCTACTCTTGTTtgtgattaattaaaaatatattggtAAATTTAGAGGTATACACTAGCTAGCTACAAAAGCAACATGCATGAAACTTTCTGTTGATTCTGACTCTGTAGATCAAACCTAGCCATGGATATTCTAGCTACAACCACCGTGCACAGAAAAACATCAAGTCCAGAATTATTTTCTCATATCCTTCCTTCTATGTCTTTGGATTCATAGCCAGTGTACAGTAATATAAGTTTTGGCCTCGCCGGTGCACTATTTCAGTAGAAGCTGGGGTTTCAATATCACTGATACTAATCTCCTATAATACTAGAAAGTTACAGTGTGGATTAGTTAAAAGCCTGCAACTTGAGCACTAGCTAGTAAAGTAAACcagcaaaattaattttttttctgagATTAAGGCATGAAAATGATCTGATAATCACACAAATAACGAACAAGATTGTAGAAAAGCCACGAACTTGAGAACTATGCATGGTGGGCTGGAGACCATGCAGGTGAGTGGCTCGAGATGAGATGAACTTGTATTTATGCATGGCcagcaaaaaatatataaacagaAAGGGCATTGAAATATTACAAAGTGCATGATGTGGAAGGCTTCTTACCGAAATTTAGGGGATATATATCGAAGCTCAACTGGGTTGTTGTCCTGGTGTCGTTTTGGATGGAACTGATGTTGTATTCTTTGTGTTAGAATCCTTTTTTGTTTAGATTTATTATAAGAATATTTCAGTGTGAGGAGAAATTAAGAAGGAAAAGAATTCAACTTTTGAACAGGCATTACGTGGAAAATTGAAGAGTTTTGATTGGTCTCTCACAGTTAACAGGCAGCGGTTAAGGCCGCATTCTCGGCCTATAATTGCGCTCCAATTAAGAATTTGATTCCACAGGGACCATTTTAATATCTATTATTCACACGTGTGAAGAATTTTAGCTAAACTTATACCAcgcattaaaaatatttattttaataatttccaATATATCTAAAAACTCTTACTCAAAATCTCGTTTTTTATGGACTCAATATATAAAATCTATAATAAATCggctttagaaaaatataatttataaatatttcacttagctttttaatttttataacagtTGAAgcttaattataaattacagGAGGATCTATGTACTATTCActaaaatcaataattataataaaatcattttagaataTTAGAGGATAAATGTGCTTTCTTCCtagcttttaattaaaattgtagcTTAAATTC
This genomic interval from Manihot esculenta cultivar AM560-2 chromosome 12, M.esculenta_v8, whole genome shotgun sequence contains the following:
- the LOC110627834 gene encoding transcription factor IBH1; translated protein: MNPRHLSSLNPSSSLKSRFTKAFLRSLLKINKKTPFPYRPKEVFHRCRRVKVAADKSLACAVGSRRAWSRAMLCKIRRRALRRGRKQRPSVRRIIVGNQTTNWGYCLKKKKMSDDQEVGIDQASKLRKLVPGGEAMDLCSLLDEAAHYIKCLNTQVQVMRRIANFYSP